The region TCATGAGGTTCTTCACTTCCTCAAATAAAATTTCCAAGGCGAGCGTGACAGATTTGGAAAGGCACAATCCCAACCGAATGCTGGGGAGCATTCATCCCGAGTGACGATTGGTCTCCATCGAAAACAAAGAATGCGGCAGATTTCCATGGGTAGCTCCTCAGAGTTTACCCGGGGAAATCCTGCTGCTTTTTTTATTTTGGCGAAACCTTCAGTGGAAATCTTGGTTTGAGAGATGAGTGATTCTGTGACATTCTCGGACTGTGGAAGGAGCTGCGGAGGCTCTCTAAGGCATTCTCAGATTGTTGAATGTCCCTGCGGCACTGGAGTCCATTCGTTTGTGAGCTAAGCGCGTCGGCATGCTGCCCGTAAGATCCGCAGTCGTTTCTTATGGACGGTGGCGAGTTAATTTCGTGATTGGGAGAGTGAAATATGAAATGGATCGCTTGCTCAATTCTGACTGCTTTCTGTGTTTGGGGGATTTTGTTTTGTCTACCTCCCAATAGAGCCCTCGCCGCCGATCTTCAACCGGTCATGGATGTTCCCTATCGGGAAAAGATGCGAAATGAGCGCACGACCCTGGATGTTTATCCTGGTCCGACAGCGAATGCACCGGTTGTTGTATGGGTTCATGGCGGTGCCTGGGAAATTGGCTCCAAAACTCCAGGGGCAAGGGAAAAGGCCGATTTTCTTTTCAAGCAGGGGTGGGGCATGGTCTCTATCAACTACCGCATGCACCCTGAGGTCAAATGGTCGGAAATGGCCAGTGATGTCGCCCATGCAATCGCCTGGGTCGTGAATGCCAATCGTCCTGAGATCAAGTCTCCTGCATCGATTGTGCTGATGGGGCATTCAGCCGGGGCTCATCTGGCGGCTTTGGTGGCCACCGATCCCAGATATTTGAAGGCGGCAGATGTTCAGTTGAATCTCCTGTCTGGCGTCATCCTTCTCGACGGTGCCGGGTACGATATTCCTGAACAGATTCGTATCGCGAGGCTTCCTCGAATGAAGGAAATGTACGAGAAGATCTTTTCGGCTGACGAAGCCACTCAGAAGGAGGCAAGCCCGACACTTGCTGTCCAGAAGGGAATCGGAATTCCACCATTTCTCATCCTCTATGTGGCCTCGCGGGCCGACAGCAGGCAGCAAGCCATGAAACTGCAAGAGGCATTGAAGCGAGCGGATGTATCGGCTGCAGTCGAAGGACTTTCGGGAAAGAATCACGCGACGATCAATCGTGAACTTCCTATCGAGGGGGATTCGGGCGGAGTATTGGTGCGCAAGTTCCTCAGTGAGCTTTCTCCATCGAAAAACTGAACGTCCAGTCATTCCGAGTACGACATTCCTGTCGATTGTGAGATCACGCTCGAATTTTTGGGACTAAATCACAGGCAAAATTTCAAGACAATCTTCTAAAATCTTGGTAGAATCAAAGATTCTTGTGATCTCTTTCTACATACGAATTGCGGAAGCAAGTCTGACTGGTCTTTGAACGAGTCAAACGACGGCTTCCTGCCTATTCGGATTCTCTTGAGGACTGGTGAAAATGATTTTTGAAAAGGGCATGCTCGATCTGTCGAAGCAGGCGCCCCGTTTGCTCCCATCAACTGAACTGCCTGCTTACACCTTCATTCCGGGAAGTGATGCTCCGCATCCCTATCGCGACCCCCGCGGACACAGTTACCAGAAGCGTCATCCCCCCTCGCGTCCATTGATTCCTGCATCGTGGGCTGAGAATCGCAATTATCTGCTGGCCATGGATTACTTCAACTACGGCTACTACTGGGAATCTCACGAAGAGTGGGAACGCCTGTGGCGAGTTTCAACACCTGATTCGCTGGTTGGTCGATTCCTGAAGGGGCTCGTCAAGCTGGCTGCTGCGGGTGTCAAGGTGCGTGAAAACAGTATTCATGGCGTTCGCCGGCATTCCGCTTCGGCCGGTGAAATCTTCGCTGATGTGGCTGCTGAAGTTGATGCAGAGTTCTTCTGCGGACTGGAATTCACGGTTCTCCAATTTGCTTCGGATCGTGCTGCCCAGTTGGGCTTCCGCGAGAAAGTTGTGGGTTCGACGCCTGTTCGAATTTTCCCATTCGTCCTTGTTCCGGAACCCATGCCCCTGGCTGGCTGATTACTGAACTCGCTGATCTAAAAGTTGAGACAAGTCGCTGCTCATGCCAACACCCATGAAGAGTCGAAGGACTCGACATGGGTGTTTGTTTTAATTGGCAACACCTTCTGTGACAGTTTTCGTCACTTTGGAAGCTCTTAAGTTCTGTAGGAACGTCATGAGGTCGGCAAACTCTTGTGCTGTGAGCGGCTGCTCGAGCCCGTTGGGCATTGCGGAAACCCTGCCCACAGCGACTTCTTCGATTTCGTTGCGTCGAATCATCTTTTCGACGGGTTTATTGTCCTGAATCGTGGTGAGGATGAACTCCTCTGTCGTTTCTTTCCCTGCCAAACCTGTCCAGACTCGTCCGTCCTGTAAGGTAACAACAATCGGTTCGAACCCCCGGGCAAAACTCGCACTGGGAAAAAGAATCGCTTCGAGAAGTTCACGCCGGGTGCGAATTTCGCCAATGGCAGCAAGATCAGGCCCGATCTTCGCTGGAGAGTTCACTTTATCCTGGGAATCTGTTACGTGACACAAATGGCATTGAGCCTTGTTCATAAAGAGCAATCGACCTCGCTCGCTGTCACCCTTATGTCCCTCGATTCGCTGTTCCCATTCGTTCAGTCGAATGAGTTGGTCATTCTTCAATTTTCTCAGTCGCTCAAGAAGAGGTGCCGCATCACGTTGTACTTCCTCTCCGTGTGGTTTCAGAATTTGCTCAATCATGTCGAGTGTTGGAGTGGCTGAAGAGACTTCAAGGGCCTCAACTAACTGTTCGATTATCTCTTTGTTCGTGCAATTCACATAGGCAGCCAATAGATAGGGCAACTCCACCGGATTGGCAACTTTCACGAATGGAAGCAATTGAGACAATCGCTGTTCATCGTGTGTAGTATTGGCAATAACGTCGAGTGCCGTGATGCGTTCCCGGATGGGTGTCTCAGCCGAAAGTCTTGAAACGAGATACTCAAATTCAGAGTCACTGAGTCTCTTGTCGAGAGTCGTTAATGTTCGTAGCGCTTTCAGTCGAAGTTGTGGCTCCCTGGCAGGTTCTTGAGCTATCCGGCGTATTGATCTCTCCAAAGGTAGCAGCGAAAGTTTCCCGACCGCATCAAGCGCTGCCATGCATATCTCTGTATCCTCCGCTGCGAGCGACTCCTCAATTCCGTTAAGCCATCCTTGAGGTATGTTCGCTTTTTCAAGTTTTGAAACGGCAATAAGCAGTGCTCGACGTGATGTTTTCGAGCGCAACTGCTGTTCTTGAAAATTCCGGCTGATGGTTTCCTGCATTTGTGGCTCATGCTGAAGTGTGCGCACAAATCCTGCGATGATCTGGACTCGATCTTCATTGATCTGGTCACTTTTGAACCATTCATCAATCAGCGCGATGGATTCAGCAGTCCATTGGGGATGTCGTGATAAAACCTGGATGGCCGCCTGTCTGAGAGGTGTATTGCCAGAACTTAAAAGTGGCGTCAGATCTTTCGCATCAAGTATTGTTAATGGCATTTGATCGAGTGCGATCAGAGTGATTCGCTGCACATCCGCAGAATGAGACAACAAGCCGGCACGAGTCGATTCTGCATGATTGATCTGGATGAGCGCAAAGGTAATGGCATGCTCCAGAAATCGATCAGCAGTCACCCGTTGTGAAACTTGTTGTGGTTCTAGGCTTTTGAGAAGAGCCGGGATGGATTCCTTCTGTTGAAGTCTGCCCAGGGCATTGGCAGCTTCTCGTCGAACTCCTGATGATTCATCAACGAGTAGCGCTTCCAGCGTTTGACGTGCCGATCGATCACGGTGAAGACCTGCCGAGTAGGCAGCTGCTTGTCGTACACTGTGGCTGGGATCTCTGAAGGCCAGCCGAGTCGCTGCCCGTGCCGCATTGTCATCCATGCGGCAAAGCGCCCAAACCGCTCCTGTTCGCTGCCTGAAACTGGATTGTGGCGATGTCAGAAGAGTTGCCAAGGCGTCGGTCATCCGTTGTTCTCGTCGAGCCACTTCGATGATGGCACGCTCCTGCACCATGACCCGCGAATCATCAAGCCGAGCCAACAGATCGTCAGTAGGTAAAGACTTCCATGGAATGAGATTGCCATAGGGATCCTGAACCTTCGTCGCGGCATTGCGAAGGATTCGAAAAATTGATCCTTTGACTGTTGGCTGGCTCGAACCGGAGGCAGGGCAACAGGCAATAAACCAACCTCCCGTATCGACAATCAACAGACTTCCATCAGCATCTTCCAGAACATCAGTGAAATGAACGGTTCCTTGTGGTGCTGTGATAAACTCTTCCGTTTCGCAACGATATGTTGCACTTTCAGCCTTGAGTCGATGACGCAGAATCTTGCCTGTATTAAAGTGTGAAGAAAACAGGTTCTCTTGAAACTCGTCTCCCCAGGAGGAGCTCCGATAACTCGTCAAGCCACTGGGGGCTGTCGCCGTTAGAGGGACAAGTGCGGGAAGATAATCCCCGGTTCGTATTCGGTCGGAATAGTCGCGATCTCGAACCGAGTACTCACCGCCTGCGACAGCGTGAATCAGGCCATCCCTCAGTCCACCGGGCGCTGAGGATTTCGCCCAGAATGTCCCCTGAATAAATGAATCACCATTGGGGAGAAAAGCCACTTCGACGGGATTTCCTACTGCACCAGAGACAAACTCGACATCACTTCCATCCGGTCGGCAGCGCATCAGCCACGGGCCAACACCATCTCGTAGAGGCGTACCGTCCTTCAGGCGGACTTTATGGTGAAATCGACCAGGTAAAAAATAGATTCGACCATCTGGCCCCACAGTCGTGCCATGCAGATCATCAGTACAACTTTGATTGAAAGCAAATCCAGTCACGAGCTCTACACGCTGATCGGCAATTCCGTCGCCAGTGGTATCTTCAAACCTCCAGAGGCTGGGTGGAGATGTGATGAATACGGCTCCATCGTGGCAGGCAATCCCTGTGCCAAACACGATTTTATCAGCAAAAATTGTGCTTTGATCGTAGATACCGTCGCCATTGGTATCCGTCAGGCGACGAATGACATCGGTGGGGTTTTTCAATCGATCTCCACCATTCGATCCACCCGAATCAAGAACATAGAGATGTCCTGACTGATCAAGTGCTGCAAACATTGGGCGTTCGACGAGCGGAAAACTGGCCGCCTGTCGAATGTCAAAGCCTTCGGGCACTGTGATGGAATAGCGTTCGGATTCAGCCCAGGCCGGTTGAATCATCAGAAGAACTGTCAGGCACGGTGCCAGAAGAACGTCAAACTCTATGCGCTGCATCGATAGGCCGCTTTCATTGAAGACATTGAAAACGAGTATTGAAATGAAAAAGGATGTCGTATCATTGAGTTCTACTATGGCCAGTACTCAGGGTGAGTAAAGATGTTGTATATATCTACTAATCGATTGTTTCGAACCAAAGGTGGAGAAACATTCTTGATATCCTATATTTCTGGTTCATCGATTGTCTGTCAAAGTTAAGCCAAAGTCGGTTGACTCAACCAGAACTCGTTGAGCCCAAAGCTCCCTGTTCTCGCAAGAAGCGATCGTACCTTGAGGTATTTCCCTCAGGTTCAGCATGATCCCCCAGAAATCAGGAGGATTACAGACTAGTGGATAAGTATTTCCCGATGTGATCTGCAAAATTGAAAAAAACAGATTGAAATTGGAGAAAAATCGCCACATTGTATTTTGCGTGGTGAAAACAATTCGGCTCCATGACGAACCTTTCGAGATTTGCCCAAATGCTGTTTGTCAGAATTTTGCTGTGCCAGCTTGCGTTGATGGCTGTCAGTTCATGGACACTTCAGATTGCCTGCGCGGAAGGGAAGCCACTGAAAGTGTTTATTCTTGCGGGGCAATCCAATATGGAGGGGCACGCACGCGTTGAAACTTTCGACTACATCGGTGACGACCCTGTCACGCTGCCGCTGTTGAAGAAAATGCGTGGCGCTGATGGCAAACCTGTGGTTTGTGAAGGAGTGTGGATTTCCTACTTCACAGGGAGTGGCGACAAGAACGGAGAAGGCTTTGGCCCTTTGACTGCGGGGTATGGATCTCGCCGCAATCCTCAAGAGGATGGTGGAAAAATCGGGCCTGAGTTCACTTTCGGGATCGCCATGGATGCCGCTTTTGAGGAGCCCGTCCTCCTAATCAAAACGGCCTGGGGTGGAAAAAGTCTCAATACCGATTTTCGTCCGCCAAGTGCCGGCCCCTACGTCTTTAATGAAAAGCAGCTCAGCGATTTCCGCAAGCAAGGCAAAGATATTGAATCGATTCAGAAGGCAAAAGCCGAAGAGACAGGGCACTACTATCGCTTGATGGTCGATCATGTGAAGCACGTATTGAGTGATATTCCACGTGTCTGCCCGCAGTACGATGAGAAGCAGGGGTATGAACTCTCCGGTTTTGTCTGGATGCAGGGTTGGAATGACCTCGTTGATACCGGAACCTACCCCAATAGATCAGAGCCAAATGGATATGCTGCTTATAGTGAGGTAATGGCACATTTTATTCGCGATGTCCGCAAGGATCTCAATGCTCCACAGATGCCATTTGTGATTGGTGTCCTGGGAGTCGATGGTGGAAAACGCAATCTTCAAACCGCAAACTTTCGTGCGGCCATGGCTGCACCAGCCATGCTTCCTGAGTTTCGTGGAAACGTTGCTGCTGTTGAGACCGCTCCTTATTGGGCGGAAGAGCTGGGAGCAATCGCTCAGAAGTACGATCAAGTGCGGCAGATGAATTATTTCCTGAATTCAAAGCATAAAGATCATGCCAATGCAGATGGTTCGATGACGGAAGAGCAGAAGCGGGCATATCTCAAGCAGTACGAAGAGAAACTGATTTCCCCAGCAGAGGTGACTCTATGGAAACGGGGTGCCTCCAATGCCGGGTATCATTACCTGGGCTGTGCGAAGACGTTTGCTCAAATCGGCAATGCATTTGCGGAGGCCAATCTGAAGTTACTGAATGAGGAAAATCGTAAGTCGTCGCGATAGTGGATGAGTTTGAAGTATTTGTGTCGATGTATGGTGTGTTAGTGAATCGGAATTCTCAAGGTGGGGCAATTCGAGGTGATCGGATCAAAGAATGGCACTCAATTGTTAAAGACCCATCAGCAGGTATCATGGCGCTTCATTTTTGTAAATCTCATCGTGTTATGGGCTATGCAATGGGGTGCTGCTAAGCCTGCCTTATCGGCCGAAACCGAGAGTGCAGCCTGGCCTGGCCTGCATCCACTTACTGCAGCACAAGTGGGTAGTCTGCTGATTCATGAGTTGAAGTGCGGAGCCTGTCATACTGGGGTTGAGAGCGGAAGGATCTCCGAAAAGACCGCTCCCGATTTGACGAACGTGGGGGGGCGAGTCTCCCCAAAGTATCTCCAGGAGTTCATCGCACATCCCGCTCAAAAGCATCCCGGGACAACGATGCCTGATCTCCTGGCATCGCGACCTGAAACTGATCGCACAGCGATCGCAGAGGCTATTACCCAATTTCTGGTGGATCAATCCAAAGAAAAGTCTCTGCCAGCAGCAGGCAGCCAGTTCGATCAACTGCGTGGAAAAACTCTCTATCACTCCATAGGTTGTGTTGCCTGTCATGGCCCTCGGGAGGTCTTCGAGCAAGTCTCTGAGAAACCGAAGGAAACGGATGACGATTTCGATGATGAGCCCGAAGATCATCGTGAAAAGCGAGTCCAGCCAGTCGCTTTCGGTCTTGATCATGTCCGAGAGAAATACAACGTCGCTTCGCTGAGTCAATTCCTGTTTGCACCGCTGCATGTTCGTCAGTCAGGGCGCATGCCTGATATGAAACTGAAACCCGACGAAGCTTTGTCGATAGCGGCCTATCTGGTCGGAGATAGTAAGGTCGACGAATCGTTAAAAACCGACGAACGTCTGGTGCACCGTGGACGACAATATTTTCAAGAGCTGAATTGTGCGGCTTGTCACTCTCTCCCTGGTATCACTGCAGCCAAGCGAGTGAATCGTCTATCAGAAACCAGCCTTTCCCGTGGTTGTTTGACGGGCAAGGGCGGGAAATCTCCACGATATGCTGTGAGTCGGGAGCAGCGTCTTGCCATGGAGTTGTTCATCAAGGAGTCTACAAAAAGCGATTCTCCTCCTGTCATTGATACGGATCAGGTCGCCATTGCAAAGACACTTGCGACATTTCACTGCATTGCGTGCCATACCCGCGATGATTTCGGAGGGGTACCTGATATCTACAATATGTTTTTCACGGGGAACGACTTGAAGCTGGGGGACGATGGGCGGATTCCACCGCCACTCACTCATGTGGGTGCAAAGTTACGGCCTGCCTGGCTCAAAAAAGTCCTTTTCGATGGTGAGAGTGTGCGTCCTTATATGGTGACCCGCATGCCTCAGTATGGAGAGCTGAATATCGGCCATTTGCCCGAGATGTTTGCCAGTGTGGATCATCTTCAAGGGAAAGACCTCACGATTCCTGATGTCGAGGGAGCTAAGCCACAGGACCGAGAACGGGAGAAACTTTTGCGACAGGCTGGTCGGGAGTTGTTAGGAGATAAAGGTCTCAACTGTATTGCCTGCCACAGCTTTAATGGACGATCTTCTCAGGGAAGCCAGGGAATTGATCTGCTCACAAGTTATCAGCGGCTCCAGCCACAGTATTTTGATAGCTATTTAAGAAATCCAGGCTCCTTTCGTCCTCGAACCGTCATGCCTACGGCGTGGCCGAATGGAGTTGCGACGTTTACCACCATTCTTGACGGAGAGACAGACCACCAGATTGAAGCGATCTGGTACTATTTGTCACTGGGAACCTCTGCCGCGGACCCATCAGGTTTGCGAAGTGTTAACACAAAGTTGGTTGTGGATGGTTCAAAGGCCCAGATTCATCGTGGCAGGAGTCGTATCGCCGGTTATCGCGGCATTGCTGTCGGCTTGCCAGAAAGGTGGAACTACGCATTCAATGCAGAAACAGGGACGATTTCCGGAATCTGGAAAGGGGACTATATTCAGGTGAACTGGAGTGGCCAGGGATCGGGTGATTTTCAACCTGCGACTGAAGCCGTCACCCTCCCGCAGGATGTCTCTTTTCTGCAATTCGAAGGCGAACCAACTGTCTGGCCCAGAATGCCTGTCATGACGAAAGAGGCTCGCACAAACCCTGATCCACTCTATCCGAAGAACGTCGGTTATCAATTTCGAGGCTATACTTTAGATGAAGATCACATTCCTACATTCTCATATCGATCTGGTGCCGTTGATATCTTTGATCGCACACAGATACTGGGAGATCCTGGTAACGAACGCTTGCAGCGGATCTTCCGGTTTGAATCGCCGACGACTCAAACGTTGTGGTTTCGCGGGTTGGCAGGGAAAATCACCAAGGAGGATTCGCAAACCTTTCGTTTGGGAAACCTTCGATTGTCTATTCCTGAGATCCCATTCCGACTGCGAGAAATACCAGATCAAGCCGGCGAAGTCGAACTCCTGATACCACTTCAAATTTCTCAAGGCCAATCGACTTTGGAGGTGAATTATGAATTACTTTCAAAGTAGTTCCTCGATGATTATCGTCG is a window of Planctopirus limnophila DSM 3776 DNA encoding:
- a CDS encoding alpha/beta hydrolase — its product is MKWIACSILTAFCVWGILFCLPPNRALAADLQPVMDVPYREKMRNERTTLDVYPGPTANAPVVVWVHGGAWEIGSKTPGAREKADFLFKQGWGMVSINYRMHPEVKWSEMASDVAHAIAWVVNANRPEIKSPASIVLMGHSAGAHLAALVATDPRYLKAADVQLNLLSGVILLDGAGYDIPEQIRIARLPRMKEMYEKIFSADEATQKEASPTLAVQKGIGIPPFLILYVASRADSRQQAMKLQEALKRADVSAAVEGLSGKNHATINRELPIEGDSGGVLVRKFLSELSPSKN
- a CDS encoding DUF309 domain-containing protein → MIFEKGMLDLSKQAPRLLPSTELPAYTFIPGSDAPHPYRDPRGHSYQKRHPPSRPLIPASWAENRNYLLAMDYFNYGYYWESHEEWERLWRVSTPDSLVGRFLKGLVKLAAAGVKVRENSIHGVRRHSASAGEIFADVAAEVDAEFFCGLEFTVLQFASDRAAQLGFREKVVGSTPVRIFPFVLVPEPMPLAG
- a CDS encoding PVC-type heme-binding CxxCH protein; amino-acid sequence: MQRIEFDVLLAPCLTVLLMIQPAWAESERYSITVPEGFDIRQAASFPLVERPMFAALDQSGHLYVLDSGGSNGGDRLKNPTDVIRRLTDTNGDGIYDQSTIFADKIVFGTGIACHDGAVFITSPPSLWRFEDTTGDGIADQRVELVTGFAFNQSCTDDLHGTTVGPDGRIYFLPGRFHHKVRLKDGTPLRDGVGPWLMRCRPDGSDVEFVSGAVGNPVEVAFLPNGDSFIQGTFWAKSSAPGGLRDGLIHAVAGGEYSVRDRDYSDRIRTGDYLPALVPLTATAPSGLTSYRSSSWGDEFQENLFSSHFNTGKILRHRLKAESATYRCETEEFITAPQGTVHFTDVLEDADGSLLIVDTGGWFIACCPASGSSQPTVKGSIFRILRNAATKVQDPYGNLIPWKSLPTDDLLARLDDSRVMVQERAIIEVARREQRMTDALATLLTSPQSSFRQRTGAVWALCRMDDNAARAATRLAFRDPSHSVRQAAAYSAGLHRDRSARQTLEALLVDESSGVRREAANALGRLQQKESIPALLKSLEPQQVSQRVTADRFLEHAITFALIQINHAESTRAGLLSHSADVQRITLIALDQMPLTILDAKDLTPLLSSGNTPLRQAAIQVLSRHPQWTAESIALIDEWFKSDQINEDRVQIIAGFVRTLQHEPQMQETISRNFQEQQLRSKTSRRALLIAVSKLEKANIPQGWLNGIEESLAAEDTEICMAALDAVGKLSLLPLERSIRRIAQEPAREPQLRLKALRTLTTLDKRLSDSEFEYLVSRLSAETPIRERITALDVIANTTHDEQRLSQLLPFVKVANPVELPYLLAAYVNCTNKEIIEQLVEALEVSSATPTLDMIEQILKPHGEEVQRDAAPLLERLRKLKNDQLIRLNEWEQRIEGHKGDSERGRLLFMNKAQCHLCHVTDSQDKVNSPAKIGPDLAAIGEIRTRRELLEAILFPSASFARGFEPIVVTLQDGRVWTGLAGKETTEEFILTTIQDNKPVEKMIRRNEIEEVAVGRVSAMPNGLEQPLTAQEFADLMTFLQNLRASKVTKTVTEGVAN
- a CDS encoding sialate O-acetylesterase; this encodes MLFVRILLCQLALMAVSSWTLQIACAEGKPLKVFILAGQSNMEGHARVETFDYIGDDPVTLPLLKKMRGADGKPVVCEGVWISYFTGSGDKNGEGFGPLTAGYGSRRNPQEDGGKIGPEFTFGIAMDAAFEEPVLLIKTAWGGKSLNTDFRPPSAGPYVFNEKQLSDFRKQGKDIESIQKAKAEETGHYYRLMVDHVKHVLSDIPRVCPQYDEKQGYELSGFVWMQGWNDLVDTGTYPNRSEPNGYAAYSEVMAHFIRDVRKDLNAPQMPFVIGVLGVDGGKRNLQTANFRAAMAAPAMLPEFRGNVAAVETAPYWAEELGAIAQKYDQVRQMNYFLNSKHKDHANADGSMTEEQKRAYLKQYEEKLISPAEVTLWKRGASNAGYHYLGCAKTFAQIGNAFAEANLKLLNEENRKSSR
- a CDS encoding c-type cytochrome; the encoded protein is MLWAMQWGAAKPALSAETESAAWPGLHPLTAAQVGSLLIHELKCGACHTGVESGRISEKTAPDLTNVGGRVSPKYLQEFIAHPAQKHPGTTMPDLLASRPETDRTAIAEAITQFLVDQSKEKSLPAAGSQFDQLRGKTLYHSIGCVACHGPREVFEQVSEKPKETDDDFDDEPEDHREKRVQPVAFGLDHVREKYNVASLSQFLFAPLHVRQSGRMPDMKLKPDEALSIAAYLVGDSKVDESLKTDERLVHRGRQYFQELNCAACHSLPGITAAKRVNRLSETSLSRGCLTGKGGKSPRYAVSREQRLAMELFIKESTKSDSPPVIDTDQVAIAKTLATFHCIACHTRDDFGGVPDIYNMFFTGNDLKLGDDGRIPPPLTHVGAKLRPAWLKKVLFDGESVRPYMVTRMPQYGELNIGHLPEMFASVDHLQGKDLTIPDVEGAKPQDREREKLLRQAGRELLGDKGLNCIACHSFNGRSSQGSQGIDLLTSYQRLQPQYFDSYLRNPGSFRPRTVMPTAWPNGVATFTTILDGETDHQIEAIWYYLSLGTSAADPSGLRSVNTKLVVDGSKAQIHRGRSRIAGYRGIAVGLPERWNYAFNAETGTISGIWKGDYIQVNWSGQGSGDFQPATEAVTLPQDVSFLQFEGEPTVWPRMPVMTKEARTNPDPLYPKNVGYQFRGYTLDEDHIPTFSYRSGAVDIFDRTQILGDPGNERLQRIFRFESPTTQTLWFRGLAGKITKEDSQTFRLGNLRLSIPEIPFRLREIPDQAGEVELLIPLQISQGQSTLEVNYELLSK